From the Williamwhitmania sp. genome, the window TGTAAAATTCATAAGAGGTGGTGTAAATAATCAGGTAAGTCAGCTCTAAATCAACATGATTATAGCTGCAGTAGAACTTGGTCAAGTTTACAAAAATTACTGCAACAACTCTATATAAAAAAAACAAAAAGGGCGCTCAGTCTTTACCGAACGCCCCAAAAAAGGTATATAACAACTATTTGGTGATGCAATTTGTCACGCCATCCTGCATACAAATTGCATCGAGTACAGCAATGGAGGACATATTCACAATCTCCCGAACCGAGCTCTCAATGGGAACAACATGAACAGGCTTTTTGATTCCGAGTAGAATTGGACCTACAATCTCATAGCCGCCAAGTTCCTGCAGCAACTTGTATGAGATGTTTCCTGAGCTGAGATTGGGGAAGATAAGCGTGTTAACGTTTTTATCACCCCACATGGAAAATGGAAACTTCTCTATCCTAATCTTTTTATTCAGAGCAAAGTTGGCCTGAATCTCACCATCCACAATAACGTTAGGATATTGATTATGCAGCAACTCCACTGCCTTTCGGGGTATTTCTGGACTTCCCTTCGATACAGAACCAAAGTTGGAGTAGGAGAGCATGGCAATTACCGGCTCAATGTTGAAACGACGAACGGCGGCATCAACCAACAGGGTGGTGGCCATTAGTGTCTCAGCATTTGGTTCAGCGTTTACTGTGGTGTCAGCCAAAAACAGAGGTCCACGCTTAGTCATAACAATATACATCCCAGCAACATGCTTACCCGGGTTGTTGGTGCCTACAATCTGAATGGCAGGACGAATAGTGTCGGAATACTTGGTGGAGTAGCCTGAAATAAAGGCATCGGCCTCTCCTAACTCCACCATCATAATACCAAAATGATCGCGGGTGTACATTCTATCCACCGCCTCCTGAAAGGTTAAACCCTTGCGCATTCTCTTTTCAAACAATGCTTTGGCAAACTTTTCTCGACGGCATGCCTCCGATTCGCCAAAAAATTCGATTATTGTTGCCCCCTCAATGTCTATATTATTGTCGCGCGAAACCTGTAGAATCTTCTCCTTGCTTCCGAGTAGTATTGGCGTTGCAATGCCTTCGTGTAAAACCGTTTGCGCTGCTTGCAGCACTTTTAGTCGTCCACCTTCGGCAAAAACAATACGCTTGCCCGAGTTCAATGTCCTTTCGCGAATAGTTCGAATAAGAACATTATCGTGGCCAAGCCTACGTTCAAGCTCATCGCGATATGCATCCCAGTCTTCGATGGTGCGGCGTGCCACACCCGATTCCACAGCAGCCTTAGCCACTGCCACAGAGATTGTAGATATAAGGCGTGGATCAAGCGGTTTCGGAATAAGATACTCTCGGCCAAAGCTAAGCGTGTTTTGATTGTAGGCAGTAGCAACCATATCGGGTACATCCTCCTTGGCAAGTGCGGCAAGGGCTACTACTGCCGCTTTTTTCATCTCCTCATTAATGGCAGTTGCTCTCACATCCAGCGCCCCTCTAAAGATGAAAGGAAAACCCAATACGTTATTTACCTGATTGGGGTAATCGCTGCGCCCTGTAGCAAAAATTACATCTGGCCTTGATGCCTTTGCCTTTTCGTAGGTTATCTCTGGATTCGGATTGGCCAAGGCAAAAACGATGGGATTAGGATTCATGGATTTAATCATCGCCTCATCCAGCACGTCGGCAACGGAAAGGCCCAGAAACATATCGGTCCCTCGCATTGCCTCTTCAAGGGTATGAAGATCGCGACTGGTAGCAAACTCAGCCTTTATGGAACTCAAATCCTTCCTTGTCTTGTTTATTACCCCCTTGGAGTCACACATAACCAAATTCTCCCGCTTCACGCCAAGTGCAAAGTAGAGCTTGGAGCATGCCACGGAAGCAGCCCCGGCTCCGTTCACAACCACCTGAATCTGGTCAATCTTTTTGCCACTTATTTCAAGTGCATTGAGGAGCGCGGCGGAAGAAATAATGGCTGTTCCATGCTGGTCGTCGTGCATCACCGGGATGTCCAGCGCCT encodes:
- a CDS encoding NADP-dependent malic enzyme, which translates into the protein MAKRLQEEALEYHSQGRPGKIEVIPTKPNSTQKDLSLAYSPGVAAPCLEIEKNPEDAYKYTAKGNLVAVISNGTAVLGLGDIGALAGKPVMEGKGLLFKTFADIDVFDIEVDTHDVEKFIQTVTLIAPTFGGINLEDIKAPECFEIEERLKKALDIPVMHDDQHGTAIISSAALLNALEISGKKIDQIQVVVNGAGAASVACSKLYFALGVKRENLVMCDSKGVINKTRKDLSSIKAEFATSRDLHTLEEAMRGTDMFLGLSVADVLDEAMIKSMNPNPIVFALANPNPEITYEKAKASRPDVIFATGRSDYPNQVNNVLGFPFIFRGALDVRATAINEEMKKAAVVALAALAKEDVPDMVATAYNQNTLSFGREYLIPKPLDPRLISTISVAVAKAAVESGVARRTIEDWDAYRDELERRLGHDNVLIRTIRERTLNSGKRIVFAEGGRLKVLQAAQTVLHEGIATPILLGSKEKILQVSRDNNIDIEGATIIEFFGESEACRREKFAKALFEKRMRKGLTFQEAVDRMYTRDHFGIMMVELGEADAFISGYSTKYSDTIRPAIQIVGTNNPGKHVAGMYIVMTKRGPLFLADTTVNAEPNAETLMATTLLVDAAVRRFNIEPVIAMLSYSNFGSVSKGSPEIPRKAVELLHNQYPNVIVDGEIQANFALNKKIRIEKFPFSMWGDKNVNTLIFPNLSSGNISYKLLQELGGYEIVGPILLGIKKPVHVVPIESSVREIVNMSSIAVLDAICMQDGVTNCITK